The following coding sequences lie in one Cyanobacterium sp. Dongsha4 genomic window:
- a CDS encoding DUF3011 domain-containing protein, translating to MKHWYKLALISVISCGFFAQATPASAESRLTCESYKGRYKFCDADTRGGVKLIRQLSQTECRQGSTWGYDRNGIWVDRGCSAEFAVRGRGDNYNNNNNSSGNNTAAIIGGVLAVGAIAAAIASGSDNNSGGNYNNYDDRTITCNSDRGNYTRCGADIRRGDRVVMRRQLSNSGCWEGSTWGYDRDGIWVDQGCRGVFEIRRR from the coding sequence ATGAAGCATTGGTATAAGTTAGCTTTAATTAGCGTCATTAGCTGTGGATTTTTTGCTCAAGCAACTCCTGCATCTGCAGAAAGTCGTCTTACCTGTGAGTCTTACAAAGGGCGTTATAAATTTTGTGATGCTGACACTAGAGGGGGTGTCAAATTAATTCGTCAATTGAGTCAAACAGAGTGTCGTCAAGGAAGTACATGGGGCTACGATCGCAATGGTATTTGGGTTGATCGTGGTTGTAGTGCTGAATTTGCTGTCAGAGGAAGAGGAGATAATTACAACAACAATAATAATAGTAGTGGAAATAATACGGCGGCAATTATCGGTGGTGTTTTAGCGGTAGGTGCGATCGCAGCCGCTATTGCCAGTGGTTCAGATAATAACAGTGGTGGTAATTACAATAACTATGATGATCGAACAATTACTTGCAATTCTGACCGAGGAAATTATACCCGTTGTGGTGCAGATATTCGCAGAGGCGATCGTGTTGTGATGAGACGACAACTTAGTAATTCTGGATGTTGGGAAGGTAGTACGTGGGGCTACGATCGAGATGGTATTTGGGTTGATCAAGGATGTCGTGGGGTTTTTGAAATTAGAAGACGATAG
- a CDS encoding pyridoxal phosphate-dependent aminotransferase: MTQLADPKGNCFAERISQVTPSITLTISAKAKAMKAEGLDVCSFSAGEPDFDTPNHIKEAAKKALDEGKTRYGAAAGELPLKNAIASKLQRDNNLNYQAENVIVTNGGKHALFNLIFALIESEDEVIIPVPYWLSYPEMVTLAGGKSIFVITSAENNYKITPEQLESAITPKTKLLILNSPSNPTGAVYTPEEIRSLAEIVVKQDILVVSDEIYEKILYEGATHLSIGAVNEEVFKRTIVCNGFAKAYSMTGWRVGYIAGSVDIIKGMTTIQSHTTSNVCSFAQYGAIAALESSQDCVKEMLEAFTERRKFMYSAIQSIQGISCPLPYGAFYLFVDISSTGLKSLEFCEKLLQQEKVATIPGIAFGDDNCIRLSYATDMTTIEKGMSRLDKFIRSV; this comes from the coding sequence ATGACACAATTAGCCGACCCCAAAGGGAACTGCTTCGCAGAACGCATCTCCCAAGTAACTCCCTCTATTACCTTAACCATCTCTGCAAAAGCTAAAGCAATGAAAGCTGAGGGCTTAGACGTATGTAGTTTCAGTGCAGGAGAGCCAGATTTTGATACCCCCAATCATATTAAAGAAGCGGCGAAAAAAGCGCTAGATGAGGGTAAAACTAGGTATGGAGCGGCGGCGGGAGAATTACCCCTCAAAAATGCGATCGCATCTAAATTGCAAAGGGATAATAATTTAAACTATCAAGCGGAAAATGTCATTGTTACTAATGGGGGAAAACACGCCTTATTTAACCTTATATTCGCCTTAATTGAGTCTGAAGATGAAGTTATAATCCCCGTACCCTATTGGTTAAGTTACCCTGAAATGGTGACGTTAGCTGGAGGAAAATCTATTTTTGTTATTACCTCCGCAGAAAATAATTATAAAATCACCCCTGAGCAGTTAGAATCGGCTATTACTCCTAAAACTAAACTCTTAATCCTCAATTCCCCTTCTAATCCCACAGGAGCAGTCTATACCCCCGAAGAAATCCGCTCTCTTGCAGAAATTGTTGTCAAACAAGATATATTAGTAGTATCAGATGAAATTTATGAAAAAATCCTTTACGAAGGAGCAACCCATCTGAGTATCGGTGCTGTCAACGAAGAAGTTTTTAAACGGACTATTGTTTGTAATGGATTTGCCAAAGCCTATTCTATGACTGGTTGGCGTGTGGGTTATATTGCAGGTAGCGTGGACATCATCAAAGGCATGACAACAATTCAAAGTCACACCACCTCTAATGTTTGTAGTTTTGCTCAATATGGCGCGATCGCAGCTTTAGAATCTTCCCAAGACTGTGTGAAAGAAATGCTAGAAGCCTTCACCGAAAGAAGAAAATTTATGTACTCTGCCATACAATCTATTCAGGGTATTAGTTGCCCTTTACCCTACGGAGCATTTTATCTATTTGTGGATATTAGCTCAACTGGCTTAAAATCCCTCGAATTTTGTGAAAAACTCTTACAACAAGAAAAAGTTGCTACTATCCCCGGTATTGCTTTTGGTGATGATAATTGCATCCGTCTTTCTTACGCAACGGATATGACAACCATTGAAAAAGGAATGAGTAGGTTAGATAAATTCATTCGGTCGGTGTAA
- a CDS encoding YkgJ family cysteine cluster protein: MNQWRCIENCGACCNLDPSDRPDLEQYLTQEELTLYLSMVGEDGWCINYDHELRKCNIYDDRPRFCRVKPDIFEQMYDIPLEEFEEFAIDCCHQQIEAVYGEESEEMERYISQVN, translated from the coding sequence ATGAATCAATGGCGTTGTATTGAAAACTGTGGTGCGTGTTGTAATTTAGATCCGAGCGATCGCCCCGATTTAGAGCAGTATTTAACTCAGGAGGAATTGACCTTATATTTGAGCATGGTGGGAGAAGATGGTTGGTGCATTAACTATGATCATGAGCTACGGAAGTGTAATATTTACGATGATAGACCTCGTTTTTGTCGTGTAAAACCTGATATTTTTGAGCAGATGTATGACATACCCTTAGAAGAATTTGAAGAATTTGCGATCGATTGTTGCCATCAACAAATTGAGGCTGTTTACGGTGAGGAAAGTGAAGAAATGGAGAGATATATTAGTCAAGTTAATTAG
- a CDS encoding permease, giving the protein MTQIYSAFTLFTSLLVEAMPFLLMGVLLSSSLILFFDEGNLIKRIPNHPFLGSIIGSLFGFFFPVCECGNIPVARRLLLQGLPTSVAISFLLAAPTINPIVLWSTYVAFRGQPEVFWLRIIFSLTIAIAVGCIFSLQKDPRPLLKPLLAKRLTAIFEQMEAKKSLQTSSSQPEYSLLQSGSFLLSPQGQTVKMDQTLLKSPVNPKNQVSKSYKWNLFISNVTNELRELGGVLILGSAIAASIQVFVPREIILNLGQDTITSIISMMILAAVVSICSTVDSFFVLSFASTFTTASLVAFLVFGPMIDIKAIGLMLSIFKPRMIIYLMVIVAQLTFILTLSYNYLF; this is encoded by the coding sequence ATGACTCAAATTTATAGTGCTTTTACTTTATTTACCAGTTTATTAGTTGAGGCGATGCCCTTTTTATTAATGGGGGTGTTATTATCTAGTAGTTTAATTCTTTTTTTTGATGAAGGTAATTTAATTAAAAGAATCCCCAATCATCCTTTTTTAGGTTCAATAATTGGCAGTTTATTCGGTTTTTTCTTTCCTGTATGCGAATGTGGAAATATTCCCGTTGCCCGTCGTTTACTATTGCAGGGCTTACCTACTTCTGTAGCAATTTCCTTCCTTCTTGCCGCCCCTACCATTAATCCTATCGTTTTATGGTCAACTTATGTCGCTTTTAGAGGACAACCTGAAGTTTTTTGGTTAAGGATCATCTTTTCTTTGACTATCGCCATTGCAGTGGGTTGTATTTTTAGTTTACAAAAAGATCCTCGACCCCTGTTAAAACCTTTACTAGCAAAGCGTTTGACTGCTATTTTTGAGCAAATGGAAGCAAAAAAATCCCTTCAGACATCTTCCTCTCAACCAGAATACAGTCTTTTACAATCTGGTAGCTTTCTTCTTTCTCCTCAAGGGCAGACAGTCAAAATGGATCAAACTTTGTTAAAGTCTCCGGTTAATCCTAAAAATCAAGTTAGTAAGTCTTACAAGTGGAATTTATTTATTAGCAATGTTACGAACGAACTTAGAGAATTGGGTGGTGTGTTAATATTAGGAAGTGCGATCGCAGCTTCGATACAAGTTTTTGTCCCCAGAGAGATTATTTTAAATTTAGGACAAGATACCATCACTTCTATTATCTCAATGATGATTTTAGCCGCAGTTGTCTCTATTTGTTCGACGGTTGACTCATTTTTTGTTTTATCTTTTGCCTCCACTTTTACCACCGCTTCTTTAGTTGCATTTCTGGTTTTTGGACCTATGATTGATATAAAAGCGATCGGCTTAATGTTATCTATTTTTAAACCAAGAATGATTATTTATTTAATGGTAATCGTTGCTCAGTTAACTTTTATATTAACCCTTTCCTATAACTATTTATTCTAA
- a CDS encoding molybdopterin-binding protein produces the protein MLNVNEVEQIISNLIKPIKDIELVSLSSVDNRVLAQDITSDLDFPYWDNSAMDGYAVKYSDVALASEKNPVILKVVEEIKTGYSPKKKLKMGEAARIFTGGMLPKGADTIVIQENTLRQGDNVSITHPPLKGEFVRHKGSFYQAGKCLISAGSRINAPEVAILATAQCLDIPVVRSPRIAIISTGDELISPQDTLQTGKIIDSNQYLIASFLKQNGAIPLPWGIIPDELDALEIAVTRALAEADWIISTGGVSVGEYDYVDKVIKKLGGEIKVKNVRMKPGKPLTIATFGENKLYFGIPGNPVSTMVTCWRFLKDAIAKLSGEINPSSLPIVKGITCNHLRSQGTRETYLWGYTNLVDGYYQFSMAEGSHNSGNLINLQGVNSLAIIPVGVNLIEMGDDVSIFLIN, from the coding sequence ATGTTAAATGTTAATGAAGTAGAACAAATTATTTCTAATTTAATTAAACCCATTAAAGATATAGAATTAGTTTCTCTCTCTTCAGTTGATAATCGTGTTTTAGCGCAAGATATTACCTCTGATTTAGATTTTCCTTATTGGGATAACTCGGCAATGGATGGTTATGCTGTTAAATATAGTGATGTTGCCCTTGCATCTGAAAAAAATCCCGTAATCTTAAAAGTAGTAGAAGAAATTAAAACAGGATATAGCCCCAAAAAAAAATTAAAAATGGGAGAGGCGGCTCGAATTTTTACAGGGGGGATGTTACCTAAAGGGGCTGATACTATCGTTATTCAAGAAAATACCCTCCGTCAAGGGGATAATGTCTCAATTACTCATCCCCCTCTCAAAGGAGAATTTGTAAGGCATAAAGGTTCATTTTATCAGGCAGGAAAGTGTTTAATTTCCGCAGGAAGTCGCATTAATGCTCCTGAAGTGGCTATTTTAGCTACGGCACAATGTTTAGATATACCTGTAGTGCGATCGCCTCGTATTGCCATTATTTCCACAGGAGATGAATTAATTAGTCCTCAAGATACCCTACAAACAGGGAAAATTATCGACTCTAATCAATACTTGATTGCCAGTTTCTTGAAACAAAATGGGGCTATTCCTTTACCATGGGGCATTATTCCTGATGAATTAGATGCCCTTGAAATAGCTGTAACAAGAGCTTTAGCTGAAGCTGACTGGATTATTTCCACTGGGGGAGTGTCTGTAGGAGAATATGACTATGTGGATAAAGTGATTAAAAAATTAGGGGGAGAAATCAAGGTTAAAAATGTCAGAATGAAACCGGGTAAACCTTTAACTATAGCTACATTTGGAGAGAATAAATTATATTTTGGTATTCCGGGAAATCCTGTTTCCACTATGGTTACTTGTTGGCGTTTTCTTAAAGATGCGATCGCAAAATTATCAGGGGAAATAAATCCTTCTTCTTTACCCATTGTTAAAGGTATAACTTGTAATCATTTGCGTTCTCAAGGAACAAGAGAAACCTATTTATGGGGCTATACTAATCTTGTGGATGGTTACTATCAATTTAGTATGGCAGAAGGTTCTCATAATTCTGGTAATTTAATTAATCTGCAAGGAGTAAATAGTTTAGCAATTATTCCAGTGGGAGTTAATTTAATTGAAATGGGGGATGATGTTTCTATCTTTCTTATAAATTAA
- a CDS encoding TAXI family TRAP transporter solute-binding subunit — protein sequence MKRKSLRLIDSSPFLSGVLGITATVITSFSLLYPTVAQNVATEINIVAGDESGEYYGAAKDIEKLARENNLDIDIIATKGALQNIDDVFRYDSVSLGLTQSDILAFYNTFANDNEEIRRKAESLRIVLPLYQEEVHLITRKDIKSVQDLEGKIISIGDENSGTSATATTLLFQWGVNPQELLTYDVKRSIDALRDGEIDAMFYVVGAPAKVLTEQILKEDNFQILPISLAINEDDDFFSRLYSPATLRGNTYEWQSEEVQTLAVQSLLFTVENDSCEQVSPVASLIKNNLSWLQANGNPIWKKVDLKLFHDETPERMSQCVSQ from the coding sequence ATGAAAAGAAAATCATTGCGATTAATTGACAGTTCTCCTTTTCTCTCAGGAGTATTAGGAATTACTGCTACAGTTATAACCTCATTTTCTCTGCTCTATCCAACAGTGGCTCAAAATGTTGCAACAGAAATTAATATTGTTGCAGGAGATGAGTCAGGAGAATATTATGGGGCGGCTAAAGATATTGAAAAATTAGCCCGAGAAAATAATCTTGATATAGACATTATTGCGACAAAAGGGGCTTTACAAAATATTGATGATGTTTTCCGCTATGACAGTGTTAGTTTGGGATTAACTCAGAGTGATATTCTTGCTTTTTACAACACCTTTGCTAATGACAATGAGGAAATACGTCGCAAAGCTGAAAGTTTAAGAATAGTTTTACCTCTTTATCAAGAAGAAGTCCATCTTATTACACGGAAAGATATTAAGTCAGTGCAAGATTTAGAGGGCAAGATAATTTCTATTGGTGATGAAAATAGTGGAACAAGTGCAACCGCTACAACTTTACTTTTTCAATGGGGAGTTAATCCTCAAGAGTTGTTGACTTATGATGTAAAGCGTAGTATTGATGCTCTACGAGATGGAGAAATTGATGCGATGTTTTATGTGGTGGGAGCTCCTGCAAAGGTTTTAACAGAACAAATTTTGAAGGAAGATAATTTTCAGATTCTGCCCATCAGTTTAGCTATAAATGAAGATGATGATTTTTTCTCCCGTTTATATTCTCCTGCTACTCTCCGAGGCAATACTTATGAGTGGCAATCGGAGGAAGTTCAAACTCTTGCGGTTCAATCATTATTGTTTACAGTAGAAAATGATAGTTGTGAACAAGTGTCTCCTGTGGCTTCTTTGATTAAAAATAATTTATCTTGGTTACAGGCAAATGGTAATCCGATTTGGAAAAAAGTGGATTTAAAACTATTCCACGATGAAACCCCAGAAAGAATGTCTCAGTGTGTTAGTCAATAA
- the psb30 gene encoding photosystem II reaction center protein Ycf12/Psb30, which produces MDFISNFFSNLNLEVILQLTSVSFILIAGPVIVFILYALRGDL; this is translated from the coding sequence ATGGATTTTATTAGCAATTTTTTTAGTAATCTAAACTTAGAAGTCATTTTACAATTGACCTCTGTTAGTTTTATATTAATTGCCGGTCCTGTAATTGTGTTTATTCTTTATGCTTTGCGTGGAGATCTCTAA